The nucleotide window TCTGTTAATGCAGTGACTACCATGATATCGGGCTTATCACTTACTCTAGGCGATCGATAAACAAGTCCAATTTCTCTTCCAGGGTTTCCATCCGAAGCTCCTACAGGCATCGCATGTTAGCCACTGGCAGATATTGCGAACAATGAGCTACGTACCAGTGATCTATCCGAACGCGCTCTTTGACCTTGGCTATCAGAGCCTGATTCGTACACGCATATCTGACCCAGGCGTTCGCAGTATGAGCACACGGGCTTCTCCCCAGGGCACTTGGACTTCTTGCGACTGCGGCCATTGTTAACATTGAGATTAGCTAGATGCTATGAGAAACTAACCGACATGGTTCGCAAGCTTGTCGTGCGCGCTTAGTTGGTCGAGATTCTTCCATTATGATATCAGCTGATGGAATTGTGGTTTGGGGGACGCGGGGAATGTGTTATATGCGTGCTAGTCTGCTAACGGAGAACTAGGCGACTCGGTTATCGCTGGGACAGCTTATCTGACAGTGACGGACAATTCCGAGCCAATCAAAGCAGCCCTAGAGATTACCCTTACCATTGACTGTGCATTCCGCAGAACAGGAGTATAACCACTGTCATTTTCTACCAATAGGCTATTGCACTGAACATCACCAATAACATTGACCAATTCTCCCGTGAGACTAAGCGCTGATGCCCGTTCTGGAGTATTTCCTTCTGCTGACTTACCGGTTTTCTACATGTTCGAAGTGGATGGTGATATTTTCCCAGTGTTATTGTGAAATCAGGCCTCATGAACATAAAATACTCTTGTTTGGCACTGGCAAAACAAGCAGGTGGCTGAATGGGTTTGCTCTATTCCAAAATACTTAAACAGCCCAAAGCTCCCCAAGGAATCCTCCCTATCCTGACACCAACAAGGATTAACGACTTGATAAATCTCACAAGATCTTACGTTCTACACTAGCCCGAAGTTCATACTTCCAAACAATATTTTGCTCTGATCAGCAATAGGGACGGGAGAAAAATCTTCTTTGACGCTTATCAGGAGCTTACATCTTGAACCAGACGCGCCCTCGATCATCATGGAGGGTCCTGTCGGCAAGGACATAAGCCTCCCAACTGAGATCCTGGTGACTGTTTGCCGTCATTTGTGCAAACAAGACCAGCTACGTGCAAGGTTGGCGTCTCGAAAGCTTAGTTACGCGGCAACAATTCACGCATTTAGATCCCTCAGGCTCAAGCCTGATGGTGATACGCCTTTACACTTTCAACAAATCGCACTGGCGTATACACTACGAGAGTTTGTCCAAGAGGTGACGATTGATACGGAGTTAGATCCACAAGCTCGGCGCCATGGCAATCCGGGATTTCATCTTTGCCAAAGCTTTCTTGAGGTTCTGCCGTATCTAGGCTTTTTCAACAATCTCATGCATCTACATCTTCGATTCGACAGGTCTTCAGATGGACCCTGGGTACATCAGGGACGGTACTTCCGGTATTTGGTTTTGGACATTATTTCCCACTCCGTGATGGGAGGGTTGACACAGACGAATCGATTCAAGATCTATGAAACAGCGCCACCTGCAGGGAGAAATAAGTTCAGATATACACACGATGTGCCAGTCCCGCGAGGACAGCCCCTACAGATCAAAGAACTTACGATTTCACATCTCGCCGATTACAATGACGGCAGACTTGTTAGGTCCCGCGCTTGGACGCGGCTTCTCCGTTTGCCAACCCTCATCGATCTGAAACTGCTCTTTGGAGAAAATCGTATGCGTGAGGGGACCCTCCTTTCTACCACTAAGTACGACTTCCTCAACGTTCTGCCGTTAATGTGGTTTAGCCCTTTTAAAGTCCGGGAATTTGCTGTAGTCCAGAAACTAcaagtattatctctattCTACACCGACTACTGGGGACAGTACCCAAGAGTGGACCTCACCCAATTGGGCGACTTGCCAGCTCTCAAAGTGCTGGCTCTTGGGCGGTATGTCTTTACTGATAAGGATCAAACAGATTGGATCGCATCTCTGGGGAGGAGCAACAAGAGCGGCGGACTGGAAGAGCTTTATCTCGATGAGTGCTGTGTCTTATTTCAGGCCAAGCAGTATGTGGATTTGACATCAGTTTTGGACACTATCCCAGACCAGAACACCCCTATGGAAACAGTCTTGTATAGCAGAAGATGGCATCACATACTGTCGGAATGGACAGTAAGTATGAAGGGCTTGAAGAAATTCGTCATGGGAGTTGGAGAATGGTCTTGCCCCTTTCGAACTGAAGAAACTTGgaacaaggagatggagCCGGTTACGTTGGGCATGAGGAACGACCCACCAGATTGGTATTTCGGCCACAATCGCCACAGATTCTTTGCGAATCCTGGACCAGAACACTACACCAGAGGCTTCATCACGGCTTACCATTCACGCCGTGACAAATCGCAGGCGGTGCCAATGGGGAACTATTTGCTGGGCGAGGGCTTGAGACAGAAGCGAAGAGCACAGATGCATTATGCTTGGTATAACGTTCGGGGGGTATATCACTGGTTTATTGGCAATCATTATGGAGACTACTGCGAGGATCTCGGTTGGGCGCCTGAGAGGGAGACTATCGAGTTGGACGATGCTGCTTACGCATTGCTTATGGAGACTATCCGAGCTAGACTAAGATCTTAGAATGTGGGATGGCGGATCTGGGGATGCaaccttaaaggctattCTGGAAATGGACTACCCCTTTCTATCGCATGGTTAGAACGTGAGTCTAGAGCGTCTTGCGACGTCAGCCGCAGAACAGATAGATGAATACTTTTGAGATCACTGGCAATTTGAACTTGTGcactcatcatcattgataACAGGCAAGAATTTATATGAGGACTGAACAGTGAATTAGTAGTGAGATAAGGAAAGAACTTGGGATAGAATCCAAATAGTAAACCTCGCTTAGAGTCAACATGCCCCAAAAGGCTTGGTATGCCCTCGCCTGAGTAACTAACTGCCGACGCTAACTACTCCGCAAACTCTAATACCCCGCCAACTCCCCATAAACCATCTCATTCGGGCTCATCCCGCCGATGGCAATTAGATCCCCCTCGTTAATCCTTGCTGTTTACTTGCCGACATCTGTACCGAGATGTTACGGTCGCTGGAAGCTTAATGCGAATAAAGGAGGGAGCTAGCTTGAATAAGTCATCCGAGGTttttggagatgttggagatggaatcATGACGCTGTGATAATGAAGAAGAACTACGAAATGAGTTTGGATAAATAGAGGGCTGTTGGATGTCGAGTATTGGTACACTAAAATATTGAGAATCAAGCAACCGTACAATACTAAGCCTTGCAACACCGCTAGAATGCCTACCCAAGAGGTAAAGACCATCCTCCCTCCAAAATACCTCCCCTGACATCAACAGGCACGCGAAACCATCCAGGATGAACTTCACATCGAAGTCCTCCCC belongs to Fusarium musae strain F31 chromosome 9, whole genome shotgun sequence and includes:
- a CDS encoding hypothetical protein (EggNog:ENOG41), translating into MGGLTQTNRFKIYETAPPAGRNKFRYTHDVPVPRGQPLQIKELTISHLADYNDGRLVRSRAWTRLLRLPTLIDLKLLFGENRMREGTLLSTTKYDFLNVLPLMWFSPFKVREFAVVQKLQVLSLFYTDYWGQYPRVDLTQLGDLPALKVLALGRYVFTDKDQTDWIASLGRSNKSGGLEELYLDECCVLFQAKQYVDLTSVLDTIPDQNTPMETVLYSRRWHHILSEWTGLKKFVMGVGEWSCPFRTEETWNKEMEPVTLGMRNDPPDWYFGHNRHRFFANPGPEHYTRGFITAYHSRRDKSQAVPMGNYLLGEGLRQKRRAQMHYAWYNVRGVYHWFIGNHYGDYCEDLGWAPERETIELDDAAYALLMETIRARLRS